The following are encoded together in the Cololabis saira isolate AMF1-May2022 chromosome 5, fColSai1.1, whole genome shotgun sequence genome:
- the tspan18b gene encoding tetraspanin-18B has translation MGQGEASARGTTMEGDCLSCIKYLMFVFNFLIFLGGSFLLGVGVWVLVDPTGFREIVAANPLLFTGVYIILGMGGMLFLLGFLGCCGAIRENKCLLLFFFMLILLIFLAELAAAILAFVFREHLTREYFTKELRRHYQGYNNSDVFTSTWNAIMTTFDCCGVNSPEDFKDSLFRLINQDHAVPEACCQRASQSGELVFTSREQCLSGNIMFRNNKGCYSAVVDYFELYIYVAGALAIVVLTIELFAMVFAMCLFRGIQ, from the exons gggCAGGGAGAAGCTTCAGCGCGCGGGACGACCATGGAGGGGGACTGTCTCAGCTGCATCAAGTACCTCATGTTTGTCTTCAATTTCCTCATTTTT CTGGGCGGCTCCTTCCTCCTGGGAGTGGGAGTGTGGGTGCTGGTGGACCCCACGGGGTTCAGGGAAATCGTTGCAGCCAACCCCCTACTTTTCACCGGCGTCTACATCATCCTGGGGATGGGAGGCATGCTCTTTCTCCTGGGCTTCCTGGGCTGCTGTGGAGCCATCCGTGAAAACAAGTGTCTACTCCTCTTC tttttcatgcTCATCCTACTCATCTTTCTGGCAGAGCTGGCTGCTGCCATCCTTGCCTTCGTATTCCGGGAGCAT CTGACCAGAGAGTACTTCACCAAGGAGCTGAGGAGGCATTATCAGGGCTACAACAACAGCGATGTCTTCACCTCCACATGGAATGCCATCATGACTACA TTTGACTGCTGCGGAGTGAACAGCCCAGAGGATTTTAAGGACAGCCTGTTCAGGCTGATCAACCAGGATCATGCGGTGCCAGAAGCCTGCTGCCAGCGCGCCAGTCAGAGCGGAGAGCTGGTCTTCACCAGCCGGGAGCAGTGCTTATCAGGCAATATAATGTTCCGCAATAACAAG GGCTGTTACTCTGCAGTAGTTGACTACTTTGAACTGTACATCTATGTGGCTGGAGCTCTGGCTATTGTGGTGCTAACCATTGAG CTCTTCGCCATGGTCTTTGCAATGTGTCTCTTCAGGGGAATCCAGTAG